The Desulfurobacterium atlanticum genome includes the window GTTTTCAATTTGTTTAGAAGATGGGGATAATAGTATAAATTATGTTATATGAAAAATGAACGATAATTGGGGGGCATAAAGATTCTGTTTTTTCAAATAAAAACCCAAGTATCAGGGAAGGGAATATAACTTTAAGCATTATTGGGTTTTTATAGGTTATCACATGGGTGATTCCAAACAAAATAGAAATCAATACATTCTCTTTGCTAATTATTGAACTGTTTTTCTTTTTTATACTTCCAAGGAGAATTCCCCTGAAAAATATCTCTTCTGGAATTGCTACGTAAAATGCTTGAAATAGAGAAAGTTTACCTATACTTTGCGGTATATTAAATTTTCCATCTTTGAAAATGAAAAACACTAATGTGTATGCTCCAAGAGTTGACAGTAAGGTTATAAGTGAAAGTTTTATATCTTTGCATTTAAAATTTAGCTTTATTTGTGTTTTAAACATTTTATCATATATAAATATGGGTAAAATTGTAAGGGAAAGAAAATTGATGATGTAACTGTATCTGGAAAAGCTGCCAATTATTATTAAAAGTAAACTAAACAGATAAATGACAAGTGTCCTTTCATATTTCATTTAGAGTTCCTGATAGTTTCAGGATGTTAAGAGCGTCTTTGTATATTGGCTGGTCTATGAAAAGTCCATTAAAGGTTATGCCGCCTTCTCCTTTCTCTTCTGCTTTTTTGTAAAGTTCAACAATTTTTCTGGCTTTTTCTATCTCTTCTTCTGAGGGAGAAAAAATGAGGTTGGCAATTTCTGTCTGTTTTATGGAGATACAGGATTTTCCACTAAATCCGATAATTTTATCTTCCATACATTCTTTTTCAAATCCTTCAAGGTCTTTGTAGTTCTGGTATGCTGGCGCTACCGGATAGACGTTATAGCTACGGCAAGTTGTTACAAAGTTGGCTTTTAAAAATTTGGCTGTGGGGGAAGTTTTGATTGCTGATTGAGGAAGCTTCAGATCGCTGAAAAGATCAAGTATTCCAAGATACGCTGTTTCAATTCTTTTTGAGGATTGTAAAATTTCTTTTAAGTTTTGAATACTTTTACCTGTTTCAATAGAAAGATGAATTTTGATTGTGTTTTCTCTAATACCTATCTTTTTCTCAAAAGCTGTGATGATTTTATCAAGAGCGATAACATCTTCAGGTGTTTCAACTTTACTAAGTCTTATTCCGTGTGGAATAGCTGGTAAAATTTCGCATATATCATCAAAGAAGAAAGAAGAGTCTATCGGATTAAGTCTTACAACTATCTGTTTATTTTCTGGATTTATGTTTGATAAGAATATTTTGAGAATTTTTCTTGCAATAGGTTTGTTTTTATCGGAGACCCCGTCTTCAAGATTAAAAATAATTATATCCACATCTCTTTCAACAATTTTTTTTAGATGTTTTATCTTGTCTCCTGAAACAAGAATGGCTGAACGGATAAATAGTTTCTTTACAGGTTCTCGTAATATCTCCTTTTTAGGTTCAAAAGTGTTTAAAATTTCAGGATTGCCTGTTTTTAAAGATTCTTCTGCTATTTTGAAAAAATTTTGAAAGTCCATATTTCTCTTCTCCCTTAGAAAGCTGCTTCTATACTTATAAAATAACTTCTTCCCGGTTGATTGTATCCGTAAGAGAGTTGATACTTTTTGTTTGTGATATTCAATATCTTACCAGATATTGTTATTTTTTCAGAAGCCTTATATGAAACAGATGTGTTAAATATTGAAAATGCTGGAAGGATACGATTGTTATATTGGTCGTCAAATCTTTTTGAGTAGTATATGTTTTCAACATTTAGAGATAAATTTTTAGATGGTTTGAAATTTAAATTGGTTTTTATCATGTTTTCAGGAACCTTAGGGATTTTATAAGTGTTTGTTCCGTTGCTCCATCTGCCGTTTGTGTAGGTGTATGATGTGTTAATCTGGGTTTTTTCCGTTAGTGATAGTTTAATGGAGGTTTCAATTCCTTCCACTTTTGAGTTGTTAAGATTTTTGTATGTGTTATAACCAAGTGAAGCATCATAAGTCCACACTATCTGGTTATCTATCTTATTGTAAAAATAACTTACTTCAACAGAATTGTCTTTATTGAACACCTTTAATAATCCTGCACTTATTCCTTTACTTTTTTCTGGTTCAAGGTCTGGATTTCCGTATGTTGCCGGCCAGCCAAACATCGGTGGATAATAGGAGTAAAGTTGTTCTATTGTTGGTGCTTTTAGTCCGTTTCCAAGCTGAAACTTTATAAAAGTTTCTTTTTCAACTTTAAAACTTCCAGACAATTTGGCAGTAGTGTAAGTTCCAAACGATGAGTATTTTTCAGCTCTTATTGATGGAGAAAGGGATAAATTTTCTGTTTTAAAAGAGGTGTTTAGGAATATGGCTTTTGTGTTTATAGTTTTTTCTCCGGTTGATGGTGAATTAGCTTTTGATTCTTTAAAATCAACCCCTGGAGACATTGTGATGTTTTTAAAGAAGATTTTTTTAAAGACTGATAGATAACCGGTTTCTCCTGTATAGGTGCCGTAGCTGTAATCTCTTTTCGTGCTTCCATATCCTGCAACAGTTTCAAGGATTGAACGGTCGGAAGTCAATATTTTAGAGTTAATGGTGGTTAGAATTTGTTGATAGTTGACTTCTCCGTTATCGTATTCATTTCTTCCTGTTTTAAAAGAGAAGAACTGTTTTATTTTTACTGAAGGTTTTGGAATTAGTTTTAGGTTAAAATTTATGAGGTGATAACTGCTACTTTCTCTGTCACCGTCTCCTGTGGTGTCGTAGCCGTTTGAATGGAAGTTTTCAAAGGTCATACTGAAAGCACTCTTTTTATCTCTTACACCGGTTTTTAGTGTTTCTTTAAGAGTGTCGTAGGAACCACCTTCAATTTTTAAAGTGGTTTTGTTTTCCGGTTCGGTTATGAAGTTGATCACACCTCCTACAGCTTCAGATCCGTATAAAGCTCCCTGAACACCTTTAAGTACTTCTATTTTTGTAAAGGAAGAGAAATCAAGGAAGTCTATGTCAGGTGTACCTTCTGGAGTTGATGGGTCGTTTAAGATAGGTGCACCGTTTATTAAAAACAGGATATATTTACTACCAAGTCCGCGAATATATACGTTTGATATCTGTCCCCAGCCGTTGTTTGATATAGTAATTTGGGGTTCTTCAAAGAAGATATCAGCAATAGTTTTTATACTGTTTCTTTCTATTTTATCTTTGTCAATTATTATACTTTCAGTGGTTAAAGCTTTTTCTGGAATGCGGGTTGCTGTTACTTCTACAGTAGCATTTTCTGTTGCAAGAGCTGCAGTTGGAAGAACAAAGGAAAGTGTGGCTAATATAAGCTTTCTCATAAAACCTCCATTTAGAAAACTATAAGCTTCTCATTTACTTTTTCAATTTTTGCAGGAACATTGTAAATAAGCTTAATGAAGCTTTCAATATTGTGGTTATAAATAAATATCTTTCCTTCTTTTATTCCAATAAGCTCATCTGATATGTTGAGAATGAAATTAAGGTCGTTTGATACTACAAGGACGGTCTTTTTTGTTTTTTTCATGATGGAAATAAACTTTTTTAATGTATAAGTGGTTTCTATATCAAGAAAGGCACTTGGTTCATCAAGAAGGATAATGGAAGGGTTAATAAGTTCAATTCTTGCAAGAAAAACTCTTACTTTTTCACCACCGCTTAGTGTATAGAACGGCTGATATTTGAATTTCACTAAAGAGTATTTTTCTAAAATGAGCTTTACTCTTTTTTCGGGGATGTTTTTAAGTTCAGATTCTATCTTTAGAATATCAAAAGGTGTTAGTTCCGTTGCTGGAAACTCTTGGGGAAGGTAATTGATTACAGATGTTCTATCTTTGACCGATAGGTTTCTAAGGTTTTTTCCGTCTATATAAATTTCTCCACTGTATTTTAAAAAACCTGATAGACATTTTAATAAAGTGGTTTTGCCGCTACCGTTCTTTCCGATGATTCCTGTTATTGTACCTTCTGAAATCTTAAAGGAAACGTTTTTCACTATATTCTTAAATGACAGATTTATAACTTCAAGCAAGTCTGTTGCTCCTTACAAGAATGGTTATGAAAAGAGGTGCTCCTGCCAGAGATACTATTACCCCAACCGGCACTTCTAATGTTGGGAAGAGAAACTTTAAAATAGCTTTTGCTATTAAAAGAGCATTTCCTCCTGTGAAAAATGAAAAGATTAGAAGGGGTTTTGTTCTCAAAATTTTAAGAAATCTCCCTATGTGAGGAATAACAATGCCTATAAAACCTATGATACCCGTAAATGAAATGGTAAGAGCAACAAAAAAAGAGGTAATTGTTATAAGGATTACCCTTTCCTTTTCAGGTGTTAATCCTGCAAAATAGGCGAAGCTGTCTCCGAGAGATAGAGCGTCGGCTTTTTTTGAAAATGGTATCAAAATAAAAAGGAGTAGAGTGGAGCTTAAAAATAGTAGGAAAGCAGTTTTAAGTGATGTGATAGGAATAAATCCCATAAGGAAGAAAAGTACAGATGGTAGTTTTTCATTACTTCCAACTGCAGAAAGGAAAACTATAAGAGCTGATAAAAGAGCGTTTATTCCTACGCCAAAAAGTATAAGTTTTACTTTGCTGTTTAAAATCTTTGCAGCAAATGTTATTATGCTAATAATCAGGATTCCTCCTATCATCGCAAAAGAGGAAGGATTTTTATCGGTTAAAAAGGCTATGACGGCTCCCAGTCCACTTCCTGCTGAGATACCAAGGATATAAGGGTCTGCAAGGGGATTTGAGAGAACGTTTTGATAAATCACTCCTGACACCGCAAGGATACTTCCGGCTGAAAGTGTCAGAAGAGCTTCGGGGATTCTTATGTTTTTTATTATCTCCTCTGAAGGAGATCCATATAATATGTAGAAAGCAGCCAAAAGAGAAGTTATAAATATTCCTGATACTATTTTTCGCAAACAGCCTTCCTCAATTCTTTTATTCCCTCTATTATATAAGGTCCCGGTTTTAAGAGATAGTCCGATTTGATTTTGATAGTTTTTATTTGGAAATTTTTGAAAAGTTTCTCTCTGCCATTTATCATGGATGTGAATATTATAAAGTCCGGTTTTTTAGAGATTATGTATTCGGGAGAAACTATTTTATATTTACCGTTTCCTGCAAGATTTATTCCTCCGGCGTCTTTTATTATTTCTCCGAGGTATGTTGAGTTCCCAGCTGTATATATTGGATTTGTGGAAAATATGATAAGTGTTTTTTTTCCTTTAAAACAGGTTTTAAGTTTTCTGATCTCTTCTGTGTAGCTTTTATAGAATTTTTTACCGTATTTTTTTCCATCTTTTCCTAAGAGGTTTCCTATGGAAATGGTAGCGTTCTCTATATCTTTTACCGTTTCTATTGTGAAAATTTTTACAGGGATTTTGAATTTTTTAATAAGAGAGATTACCTGTTTTGGTGTGAGGGATGTTCCTACCACAATGTCAGGCTTTAGAGATACTATCTTTTCAACGTTTGGGTTTATTATCCCTCCTATTTTTTCTTTCTCTTTTGCCTTTTCAGGTATTGTGCAGTAGATTGTGTCAGCTATGAGTTTATCTCCGCTTTCTGTGAAAAAAATTATTTCTGTAGTTGCCGGGGAAAGAGAGATAACTTTTTTTATCTCTGCAGAGGAGTTTTTGATTAAAAAGAAAAGAAAGAAAATCAACCAAAAAAGTTTTAATTTCATTTGAGCGCAGCTTCTACAATTTCGGACTTACTTTTTGCAGGTTCAAGGTCATCAAGCCATCCGGCATCAGGAGTAAGTTTCCTTTTAAACAGTTTCCCGACTTTTGATGGCTGTTTTGCTTGATGATATTTAAGATAAATTTCATCTCCTATAATGCCAACGATTTCTATTTTACCTGTTTTGTGAGACATTATGTATTTGAAACGTTTTGCGTGACCGTCAAGTTTCTGTTTTGCTTTTTCAACTATCTGGTATCCTTTCTTTAAAGGTACTTGAAAATGTTTTTTTACTCTCTTTACAGGCCTGCACTGGAAAAGATAGTATGGAACAACGCCTGCTGCTGTAAGTTCCTTCATAAGTGTTGTTATTGTTTCCGGGTTATCATTAACGCCTTTTAGCAACACAGCCTGATTGCTTACTATTACACCGTGTCTTATCAGACAGTCAACTGCTTTTTTTGCTTCTTCTGTGATTTCTCTTGGGTGATTAAAGTGGGTTACGAGATATATTCGTTTTTTAGTAGTTGAGTGTTTTGATAAAATATTGAGTAGTTTTTCGTCATTTATTATTCTCATAGGGTAGAATACAGGAGTCCTGCTTCCGATACGGATGAATTTAAGATGTTCAATTTTTGAAAGTTCTGATAAGAAGTGTTCTATAATTTCTGTTGGAAGAACGAGAGGGTCTCCACCTGATATTAGTACATTTGTAATTTCCTTGTGCTCTTTTATGTATTCAACCGCTTTTTCAAAAAGTTTTACAGTTTCATCTGTTGAAATTCCTACAAGTCTTTTTCTGAAGCAGTGTCTGCAGTAACCTGCGCATCTATTTGTTGCAAGTAGTAGAGCGGTTTCTCCATACTTATGCTGTAGTCCTGTTAGAACAGTATTATCCTTTTCTCCACTTGTATCATAAGAACCGGTAAGGTCAAGTTCATCTATTGAAGGAAAAATAATCTGTTTTATAGGGTCTTTAGGGTCGTTCCAGTTTATAAGCTTTGCGTAGTAATCTGGTACGAACATCGGGTGTTTTTTTATCACTTTTTCAAGTTTTATTTTTTCATTTTCCGGTATGGAAATATTGAAAGCTTTTTCTATTTCTTTTATTGAGGAGTATCCCGGTATTTTCATGATATGTCACTCCTTTCAGGTTTTACATTGAGGTTTGAAATGTGGGAAGCTTTCTAAAAATTTAGTTTTTACAGCAGGATAAGTCAACTTCAGATTCTTTAAAGATTTTATAGATTCCGGCAGCTATTAATGATCCAATTATAGGAGCGGTTATGTAAATCCATAAATAGTTGATGTTTCCTGAAATAATTGCCGGACCAATGCTTCTTGCTGGATTCATACTGGCACCGCTGATAGCTCCTCCAAAAAGAGCATCTATAGCAACGGTAAATCCTATTGCAAATGGTGCCAGATGTTTATTTCCTTTTGGATTAACAGCACTCATATAGATAACTATCATAAGAATAAATGTGAGTAGTATTTCCAGAATAAATGATTGCGAACTTGAACCTGAAGGGAGAGTGGCTCCAAGATAAGCAAGCTCTTTTGCATTTTTGCCAGTTTCTGAAAATAGGAAGGATATTAATAACGCGCCTGTTATGGCACCTAATATTTGAGATATTATGTAAGGTATTACTTTTTTCTTTTCTATGTTTTTTGAGACAGCAAGAGATATTGTTACTGCCGGATTCATGTGAGCTCCACTTATCTTTCCAAATGCAATTATTAGTAAAGTTACGCTCATTCCAAAAACGAGAGAGATGCCTAAAGCTCCGAGATTGTTGTAAAGTTTGTCAGTTACAATTGCTGAGCAGCCGGTAAAAACGAGAATAAATGTACTTATAAATTCTGAAACGATCTCTTTCTTCACTGTTAAAACTCCCGCTTTCTTGAAATTGGAAGTAGCATTATTCCAGAGAGTTTTTAGATATGCAAGTATTAGGTGGTGGATGTTTTTATAAAAGTGTTGAGGTTTTTAGTGGGGAGTTGCTGTTAAAACTACAAAAGTGGTTCTTATATGTTTAGAGATTTTAAGGGAGAGAGCTGGTGAAAGATGGCGGAGAGGGCGGGATTCGAACCCGCGGTACCGGTTATCCCGGTACAACGCCTTAGCAGGGCGCCGCCTTCAGCCAGCTCGGCCACCTCTCCTTTTTCAAAGTGGTGAGCCGCCCAGGACTCGAACCTGGGACCTACGGATTAAAAGTCCGTTGCTCTACCAACTGAGCTAGCGGCTCGTGTATGGCGGAGGGGGAGGGATTCGAACCCCCGGAGGGCTGGTTAGGCCCTCAGGTGATTTCAAGTCACCCGCCTTCAGCCAGACTCGGCCACCCCTCCAAAAAGGTGCGAATAGTAAAATAGGGTTTTGATGTGTAATTGTCAACCTTTTGCTCGATTTCAATATATGGTGGTTATCTTAATAATCTTTAAGTCTTATTATCAGAAGCTTTGGTTTTTGAAATACAAAATTTATAGAACTGTTGCAAATTGCTTTTGATTGTTTTTTTGGGTAACAAACTTTTTTGCGTAATGTTTAACATAGAAACCAAGCAAAGGTATTTGAATTATAAATCCTAAAATTACAAATAGAACCATAAGTGTTGCTTTTTCTACAGGAAATGTTATTAAAATAACAGCAAGGGTTATATTTAAATGCCTTACTGCAGAGGCAAAAGCTACTACTATTGCTTCTTCTGGTTTTAATATGTTCTTTTTGACAAGAAGATTTGCATAAATAGTGCTTATTATTATCATCGTTGTGTAGTAAATGATTAATGGAAATACTATCAATGGTATAATTTCTGGGTGAGTGAATAAAAGTTTTGTTCTGCTAAGTGATAAAACAAGAAAAGAGAGGATAACAATTCCTACACTGCTTATTCCTGAAAGTTCAGGTTTAATTTCTTTGTTAAATTTTTCTATTCCAAAACTTTTGATGAGAAATTTTCTGATTACTATTCCAATAATCATTGGGATGAAGAAAACGATAAGGATGCTCTTTATAAATGTTAATGAGCTGATTTCCATTTTGCTGCTTATTAAATGGGGTAGAATGAAAGGCACTGCTACAAATGCTGAAAATAAAAGATTGGATGGAATGAGAAACATTGCAGTTTCAATTTTTCCACCTGCAAGATTTGTCCATGCTGCTGTCATTGCGCTTGTGGGGATGAATGATAGGGTCATTAGAGCTATAAACAGTTCTGGATGATTATGGAAAAATAGTTTCCCTAATATATAAGCAATGAAAGGGGATACAGTAAAGTTTATTAAAAGGCTTAAAAATAGAACTTTTGGTTCCTTTAAATGTTTTAAAACTTCGTCTATTTTGAGGTTTATCATAACAGGCAGTATTACAAGGAACATCATTACGGATAAAATGAGAATTTTGGGTATTTTCCATCCTCCTGTTATGTAAACGTTTATAAGACCTGCAACAATTGCGGCAATAATGAAATAGGGTACGTTCTCTTTAATGAATTTGAGGTATTTCAATGCCAGTTTCATTGTTCTTCCTCCAAAATTATGTAATTCAATCTTGAATTTAAATATTGGAATTTTACGATGAATGTCAAGAAAAAAAAGGAGATGCAATTTCTACTTTGAAGTGGTGTTTAAAAGATTAAAATCCTTGAAAGTCAAGCTTTATTTGCTTTTTTGAATTTTTGTTGTTTAATTTTTATTAAAATTCATCCCGTTCATCTTTATAAGTTTTATACTCTCTGTCGGAGATTATTGAGTCTATAAATTTATCTATGTCTTCCTTTTCCAGGAAGCTTCCTGTAAGCAGTCTGCCTGTATATTGGTCGTTTTTTATTTCCCAGAACATGTAGAAATCGGGATAAACTTTTTTAATCTCTTTATAGGCAACTCCGTACTTACTCTTCTTTTCTGGATTTTGTTCAAGAAAAAAGTGGGATGGAGAGACGCTTATTTTTAAAAGTTCAACTCCTGTTTTTGTGATTACTTTTTGAATTCTGACTTCTTTTGATTCTATTACTTTCACTGTTTCCTCCTTTTCAATCAAGTTCAAGTTTTAATCCGAAGAGTTTTATCCATAGTAGCATAAATATGGTGGTGACAAGAGCATATTCAAAGAGCATTGAAGATAACACGGTGAACTGAATTACTGCCGCTTTTAAAGGGAAAGTTCCTGCCATTAAAAGACCTACCATTATTCCCGGAATGTGGACAATACCGGCGGCTTTCATCATATCTCTCATAGGTATGGTGGCGTTTTTTAAAATATCTTTAAATATTATGCTGAAAATTTTCATGTCTGATGCACCGATTGCTGCAAGGGATACGATAAAGTCCTCAAGGTCTCTTAATCTGGTTTTGTAAAAGTTAAAGGCAAGGGATAAGGAACGCATTCCGCCTGCAACGATTATTCCGCACATAGGAATTATCTTTGTGGGTTTGAAGTTTACAAATCCAACAGCAAGCAGCGGTCCTACAACAGCAATAGTAACAAAAAGAATGGTTATAAAGATTAGTCCGAGAATCTTTTTTTTGTCGTAGGATTTCAGTTTAAATCTGCTGAGGGCTATCCATGAAGCGTTAAAAATCATGACTAAAATGATGGAAAGGGTCATCAGTGTGGAGTTAAACTTGAGAAGGAAAATAAGAATTGCTCCGATTCCAACAAGCTGAAGGAGGGAAAGAACAGAGTTTATTGCAAGTTCCTTCCACAGGCCTATTTCCATTTTCTTATCAAAAATGATAACAATTAAAACAAATATATAGGATAGGACAAGATACTTTATAACTTCACTTTCTATCATCAGCATATCCTTGGTAGAGGGTCATCTTCAAGAAGATCAAGTATCCTTTCTCCACCTATTTTTGTCTTTAGCCTTACTCCTTTGAATCTATCTGTTATTTCTCCTATGATTGCACTTTCCTTTCCAAGTGGATGTTCTTTCAATTTTTTAAGCACCTTTTCTGCGTCTTTTTTGTCAACTACTATTAAAGCTTTTCCTTCGTTGGCAAGATAGAGAGGATCATATCCGAGCATATCACATACGAAGTTAACAGACTCTTTTACAGGAATTTTATCTTCAAAAAGGGTTATTCCACAATCTGCCATTTCAGATAGCTCCACTGCAACGGTTGCAACCCCTCCTCGTGTTGGATCTCTCATCCACTTTACACCTTCAATATCAAAGAGAGGAACAAGAAGTGAGTTTAAAGGGGCGCAGTCACTTTCAACAGGGATTTCCATATCAAACTCTTCCCTTGCAAGGGATATAGCTATTCCGTGGTCTCCTACAGTTCCTGTAACTATAATTAAATCTCCCGGTTTTACTTTTTCTGATGAAAAAGTTCTTTTAATTTCACCGATACCTGCTGTGTTTATATATATTCTGTCACATTTTCCCTGTTCCACCACTTTTGTATCTCCAGTTACTACGCTTACACCTGCCGATTTTGCCGTTTCGGCTATGGTTTTAATAATCTCTTCAAGCTCTTTTATCGGCAGTCCTTCTTCAACTATAAGTCCAAGGGAAAGGAATTTTGGAACTGCCCCGCTGACTGTAAGGTCGTTTACAGTTCCGCAGACAGATAATTTACCTGTATTTCCACCTGGAAACTTGTAAGGTTTAACAACGTAGGAGTCTGTTGTCATTGCAATTTTACTGGAGTTTATTCTGATGTATGCCGAATCTTGTAAAGATTTCAGCTCTTCAAAGTCCAGATATTTTAAAAAGATGTTTTCTATAAGTTCTTTTGTTAAACTTCCTCCGCTTCCGTGTGCAATTTCTATCTTTTCCATCATCTTCTCCGGAAATTTTAATTGTTAGTTTTAGCACTACATTCAAAACAGTAATGAGGAATTGGGAAGAAGCAGAAGAAGGAAAGGAGCAACAGCTATGGAGCTATCAAGTCTATCAAATACACCACCGTGTCCGGGAATTATATTTCCTGAATCTTTTACTCCAAAAATCCTTTTAATATAACTTTCAAGAAGGTCTCCTATCTGACTTACGACTGTCAGGAAGAAAATGAAGATGAAAGTTTTTATTTCAGGATATACTATGTTTAGTTTAACTGCCACAAAAGTTGCCACTATTGTTCCGCCGATTGAACCTCCAATTGCACCTTCCACGGTTTTTTTCGGGCTCAGGGATGGAGCAAGTTTATGTTTTCCAAAAAACATTCCGGTAAAGTATGCAAGTGTATCAACAGCCCAAACAATTGATACTAAAAGCAGAAGCAGTTTTTTATTAAAAAGGGTTATACTTGCTATACCTATAAATACATAGATAAAGAATAGAGAAAAAGGGAAAAACCTTTCCGGTTCTTTCTTTTCCATCACTATAAAATAGAAAAAGAGAGAGAGAAGAATCATAGGTATCAGAAAGACTTTTGTGTGCATATTGTAGAAAAGTACTGCGGATAAGCTGAATACGGTGTAG containing:
- a CDS encoding CPBP family intramembrane glutamic endopeptidase — protein: MKYERTLVIYLFSLLLIIIGSFSRYSYIINFLSLTILPIFIYDKMFKTQIKLNFKCKDIKLSLITLLSTLGAYTLVFFIFKDGKFNIPQSIGKLSLFQAFYVAIPEEIFFRGILLGSIKKKNSSIISKENVLISILFGITHVITYKNPIMLKVIFPSLILGFLFEKTESLCPPIIVHFSYNIIYTIIPIF
- a CDS encoding HpcH/HpaI aldolase/citrate lyase family protein; this encodes MDFQNFFKIAEESLKTGNPEILNTFEPKKEILREPVKKLFIRSAILVSGDKIKHLKKIVERDVDIIIFNLEDGVSDKNKPIARKILKIFLSNINPENKQIVVRLNPIDSSFFFDDICEILPAIPHGIRLSKVETPEDVIALDKIITAFEKKIGIRENTIKIHLSIETGKSIQNLKEILQSSKRIETAYLGILDLFSDLKLPQSAIKTSPTAKFLKANFVTTCRSYNVYPVAPAYQNYKDLEGFEKECMEDKIIGFSGKSCISIKQTEIANLIFSPSEEEIEKARKIVELYKKAEEKGEGGITFNGLFIDQPIYKDALNILKLSGTLNEI
- a CDS encoding TonB-dependent receptor plug domain-containing protein: MRKLILATLSFVLPTAALATENATVEVTATRIPEKALTTESIIIDKDKIERNSIKTIADIFFEEPQITISNNGWGQISNVYIRGLGSKYILFLINGAPILNDPSTPEGTPDIDFLDFSSFTKIEVLKGVQGALYGSEAVGGVINFITEPENKTTLKIEGGSYDTLKETLKTGVRDKKSAFSMTFENFHSNGYDTTGDGDRESSSYHLINFNLKLIPKPSVKIKQFFSFKTGRNEYDNGEVNYQQILTTINSKILTSDRSILETVAGYGSTKRDYSYGTYTGETGYLSVFKKIFFKNITMSPGVDFKESKANSPSTGEKTINTKAIFLNTSFKTENLSLSPSIRAEKYSSFGTYTTAKLSGSFKVEKETFIKFQLGNGLKAPTIEQLYSYYPPMFGWPATYGNPDLEPEKSKGISAGLLKVFNKDNSVEVSYFYNKIDNQIVWTYDASLGYNTYKNLNNSKVEGIETSIKLSLTEKTQINTSYTYTNGRWSNGTNTYKIPKVPENMIKTNLNFKPSKNLSLNVENIYYSKRFDDQYNNRILPAFSIFNTSVSYKASEKITISGKILNITNKKYQLSYGYNQPGRSYFISIEAAF
- a CDS encoding ABC transporter ATP-binding protein; this encodes MLEVINLSFKNIVKNVSFKISEGTITGIIGKNGSGKTTLLKCLSGFLKYSGEIYIDGKNLRNLSVKDRTSVINYLPQEFPATELTPFDILKIESELKNIPEKRVKLILEKYSLVKFKYQPFYTLSGGEKVRVFLARIELINPSIILLDEPSAFLDIETTYTLKKFISIMKKTKKTVLVVSNDLNFILNISDELIGIKEGKIFIYNHNIESFIKLIYNVPAKIEKVNEKLIVF
- a CDS encoding FecCD family ABC transporter permease — encoded protein: MRKIVSGIFITSLLAAFYILYGSPSEEIIKNIRIPEALLTLSAGSILAVSGVIYQNVLSNPLADPYILGISAGSGLGAVIAFLTDKNPSSFAMIGGILIISIITFAAKILNSKVKLILFGVGINALLSALIVFLSAVGSNEKLPSVLFFLMGFIPITSLKTAFLLFLSSTLLLFILIPFSKKADALSLGDSFAYFAGLTPEKERVILITITSFFVALTISFTGIIGFIGIVIPHIGRFLKILRTKPLLIFSFFTGGNALLIAKAILKFLFPTLEVPVGVIVSLAGAPLFITILVRSNRLA
- a CDS encoding helical backbone metal receptor encodes the protein MKLKLFWLIFFLFFLIKNSSAEIKKVISLSPATTEIIFFTESGDKLIADTIYCTIPEKAKEKEKIGGIINPNVEKIVSLKPDIVVGTSLTPKQVISLIKKFKIPVKIFTIETVKDIENATISIGNLLGKDGKKYGKKFYKSYTEEIRKLKTCFKGKKTLIIFSTNPIYTAGNSTYLGEIIKDAGGINLAGNGKYKIVSPEYIISKKPDFIIFTSMINGREKLFKNFQIKTIKIKSDYLLKPGPYIIEGIKELRKAVCEK
- a CDS encoding KamA family radical SAM protein, with amino-acid sequence MKIPGYSSIKEIEKAFNISIPENEKIKLEKVIKKHPMFVPDYYAKLINWNDPKDPIKQIIFPSIDELDLTGSYDTSGEKDNTVLTGLQHKYGETALLLATNRCAGYCRHCFRKRLVGISTDETVKLFEKAVEYIKEHKEITNVLISGGDPLVLPTEIIEHFLSELSKIEHLKFIRIGSRTPVFYPMRIINDEKLLNILSKHSTTKKRIYLVTHFNHPREITEEAKKAVDCLIRHGVIVSNQAVLLKGVNDNPETITTLMKELTAAGVVPYYLFQCRPVKRVKKHFQVPLKKGYQIVEKAKQKLDGHAKRFKYIMSHKTGKIEIVGIIGDEIYLKYHQAKQPSKVGKLFKRKLTPDAGWLDDLEPAKSKSEIVEAALK
- a CDS encoding MIP/aquaporin family protein, producing the protein MKKEIVSEFISTFILVFTGCSAIVTDKLYNNLGALGISLVFGMSVTLLIIAFGKISGAHMNPAVTISLAVSKNIEKKKVIPYIISQILGAITGALLISFLFSETGKNAKELAYLGATLPSGSSSQSFILEILLTFILMIVIYMSAVNPKGNKHLAPFAIGFTVAIDALFGGAISGASMNPARSIGPAIISGNINYLWIYITAPIIGSLIAAGIYKIFKESEVDLSCCKN
- a CDS encoding arsenic resistance protein, translated to MKLALKYLKFIKENVPYFIIAAIVAGLINVYITGGWKIPKILILSVMMFLVILPVMINLKIDEVLKHLKEPKVLFLSLLINFTVSPFIAYILGKLFFHNHPELFIALMTLSFIPTSAMTAAWTNLAGGKIETAMFLIPSNLLFSAFVAVPFILPHLISSKMEISSLTFIKSILIVFFIPMIIGIVIRKFLIKSFGIEKFNKEIKPELSGISSVGIVILSFLVLSLSRTKLLFTHPEIIPLIVFPLIIYYTTMIIISTIYANLLVKKNILKPEEAIVVAFASAVRHLNITLAVILITFPVEKATLMVLFVILGFIIQIPLLGFYVKHYAKKFVTQKNNQKQFATVL
- a CDS encoding DUF7132 family protein, whose amino-acid sequence is MKVIESKEVRIQKVITKTGVELLKISVSPSHFFLEQNPEKKSKYGVAYKEIKKVYPDFYMFWEIKNDQYTGRLLTGSFLEKEDIDKFIDSIISDREYKTYKDERDEF
- a CDS encoding ABC transporter permease, which produces MIESEVIKYLVLSYIFVLIVIIFDKKMEIGLWKELAINSVLSLLQLVGIGAILIFLLKFNSTLMTLSIILVMIFNASWIALSRFKLKSYDKKKILGLIFITILFVTIAVVGPLLAVGFVNFKPTKIIPMCGIIVAGGMRSLSLAFNFYKTRLRDLEDFIVSLAAIGASDMKIFSIIFKDILKNATIPMRDMMKAAGIVHIPGIMVGLLMAGTFPLKAAVIQFTVLSSMLFEYALVTTIFMLLWIKLFGLKLELD